A window from Pseudomonas sp. MRSN 12121 encodes these proteins:
- a CDS encoding RNA polymerase sigma factor — translation MPAVNRSASASSDEALLAHYRAGDSAAFEVLYQRHRQGLYRFLLGLCDKAELADEIYQDTWLSLIRTASEPKGRASFRTWLYQIARNRLIDHWRKQGIRHPVHDSYDEQLHERADDADGPEQHLSLSREQQRINAALQVLPADQREVFLLRAHGELELPQIASLTDTPLETVKSRFRYALKKLRRLLAEEVLT, via the coding sequence ATGCCTGCGGTGAACCGGTCAGCATCCGCCAGCAGCGACGAAGCGCTGCTGGCGCATTATCGCGCGGGCGACAGCGCCGCCTTCGAGGTGCTCTACCAGCGTCACCGCCAGGGCCTGTACCGGTTTCTGCTGGGCCTGTGCGACAAGGCCGAGCTGGCCGACGAGATCTACCAGGACACCTGGCTCAGCCTGATCCGCACCGCCAGCGAGCCCAAGGGCCGGGCCAGTTTCCGCACCTGGCTGTACCAGATCGCGCGCAACCGGCTGATCGATCACTGGCGCAAACAGGGCATCCGCCATCCCGTGCACGACAGCTACGACGAACAATTGCATGAGCGGGCCGATGACGCCGACGGCCCGGAGCAGCACCTGAGCCTGAGCCGCGAGCAGCAACGCATCAATGCGGCGCTGCAAGTCTTGCCCGCCGACCAGCGCGAAGTGTTCTTGCTGCGCGCCCACGGCGAACTGGAGTTGCCACAGATCGCCAGCCTTACCGACACACCGCTGGAAACGGTAAAAAGCCGCTTCCGTTACGCGCTGAAAAAACTGCGTCGGCTCCTGGCCGAGGAGGTACTCACATGA
- a CDS encoding VWA domain-containing protein produces MFLSPLYLRPAVQGCAAGLLLALAGCGQPSPDNRAGATPAPQAPQPPVAAPASAEIRRADVVLAGYSTKAAAPMPSVIREHESLAADYRSEPREQYRNLPDNPIHSVAQAPVSTFSVDVDTGAYANVRRLLNQGSLPPEGAVRLEELVNYFPYDYALPSDGSPFGLTTEIAPSPWNPHTRLLRIGIKASDRAVAELAPANLVFLVDVSGSMDRREGLPLVQSTLKLLVDQLREQDRVSLVVYAGESRVVLEPTSGRDKAKIREAIEQLTAGGSTAGASGIQLAYRMARQGFIKNGINRILLATDGDFNVGISDFDSLRQMAVEQRKSGVSLTTLGFGVDNYNEHLMEQLADAGDGNYAYIDNLREARKVLVDQLGSTLAVVARDVKLQVEFNPAQVSEYRLLGYENRALKREDFSNDKVDAGEIGAGHTVTALYEIVPVGEKGWLEPLRYGQAKAPAASARADELAMLRVRYQAPQGGSSRLLERPILASQQRESLAAASDDLRFAAAVAAFAQQLKDGRYTGDFGLEDTVALARGARGDDRFGLRGEFVQLAELAQSLRAQAVPVKQPGRSGEALSRRE; encoded by the coding sequence ATGTTCCTTTCTCCGCTCTACCTTCGTCCCGCCGTCCAGGGTTGCGCCGCCGGGTTGCTGCTGGCCCTGGCCGGGTGCGGCCAGCCGTCGCCGGACAACCGCGCTGGCGCGACTCCCGCGCCACAGGCGCCGCAACCGCCGGTCGCCGCGCCGGCGTCGGCCGAGATCCGGCGTGCCGATGTGGTGCTCGCCGGGTACAGCACCAAGGCCGCCGCGCCGATGCCGAGCGTGATACGGGAGCATGAGTCGCTGGCCGCCGACTACCGCAGCGAACCTCGCGAGCAGTACCGCAACCTGCCGGACAACCCGATCCACAGCGTGGCGCAGGCCCCGGTCTCGACCTTCAGCGTCGACGTCGATACCGGCGCCTACGCCAACGTCCGGCGCCTGCTCAACCAGGGCAGCCTGCCGCCGGAAGGCGCGGTGCGCCTGGAAGAGCTGGTGAATTACTTTCCCTACGATTACGCCTTGCCCAGCGATGGCTCGCCCTTTGGCCTGACCACCGAGATCGCGCCGTCGCCGTGGAACCCTCACACCCGGTTGTTGCGCATCGGCATCAAGGCCTCCGATCGCGCGGTGGCCGAGCTGGCGCCAGCCAACCTGGTGTTCCTGGTGGATGTCTCCGGCTCGATGGATCGCCGCGAGGGCCTGCCGCTGGTGCAGAGCACCCTCAAGCTGCTGGTGGACCAGCTGCGCGAGCAGGACCGGGTATCGCTGGTGGTGTATGCCGGCGAGTCGCGGGTGGTGCTGGAGCCCACTTCCGGCCGCGACAAGGCGAAGATCCGCGAGGCCATCGAGCAACTGACCGCGGGCGGCTCCACCGCCGGCGCCTCGGGGATCCAGCTGGCCTATCGGATGGCCCGCCAGGGCTTCATCAAGAACGGCATCAACCGCATCCTGCTGGCCACCGACGGCGACTTCAACGTCGGCATCAGCGATTTCGACAGCCTGCGGCAGATGGCCGTCGAGCAGCGCAAGAGCGGGGTCTCCCTGACCACCCTGGGCTTTGGCGTGGACAACTACAACGAACACCTGATGGAGCAACTGGCCGATGCCGGCGACGGCAACTACGCCTATATCGACAACCTGCGCGAAGCGCGCAAGGTCCTGGTCGACCAGCTCGGCTCGACCCTGGCGGTGGTGGCCAGGGACGTGAAGCTGCAAGTGGAATTCAACCCGGCCCAGGTCAGCGAATACCGCCTGCTGGGTTATGAGAACCGCGCGCTCAAGCGTGAAGACTTCAGCAACGACAAGGTCGATGCCGGGGAAATCGGTGCCGGGCATACCGTCACGGCGCTGTATGAAATTGTCCCGGTGGGTGAGAAGGGCTGGCTGGAGCCGCTGCGTTACGGCCAGGCCAAGGCGCCGGCCGCCAGCGCCAGGGCCGATGAACTGGCCATGCTGCGGGTGCGCTATCAGGCGCCCCAGGGCGGTAGCAGCCGCTTGCTCGAACGGCCGATCCTGGCCTCGCAGCAGCGCGAGTCGCTCGCCGCAGCCAGCGATGATCTAAGATTCGCCGCAGCGGTGGCGGCCTTCGCCCAGCAGCTCAAGGACGGTCGCTACACCGGCGACTTTGGCCTCGAGGACACCGTGGCCCTGGCACGCGGCGCCAGGGGCGACGACCGTTTCGGCCTGCGTGGCGAGTTCGTGCAACTGGCGGAACTGGCGCAGAGCCTGCGGGCCCAGGCCGTTCCGGTGAAGCAGCCGGGGCGTTCCGGGGAGGCGTTGAGCCGCCGTGAGTAA
- a CDS encoding helix-turn-helix domain-containing protein — MTQTPQLQPLALGIDDAARVIGVARSMLYEIVARGELPSFKIGRRRMILAKELETYINRVAVENAR; from the coding sequence ATGACCCAAACCCCGCAGTTGCAACCCCTTGCCCTCGGCATTGACGACGCTGCCCGCGTGATCGGCGTGGCCCGCTCGATGCTTTACGAGATCGTCGCCCGTGGCGAACTACCCAGCTTCAAGATCGGTCGTCGCCGCATGATCTTGGCCAAGGAACTAGAGACGTACATCAATCGCGTGGCTGTGGAGAACGCCCGATGA
- a CDS encoding site-specific integrase, with protein MKAKLTLSLLGGLETTGSTYEVHDTTVSGLFVRVTAAGHKSYVVRWARGKKKTLGRVGVLTLDRARKEALQYLAEAHEHGEPLAVSQARAGASMPTLEAFLVEQFEPWARVHHRDHVNSVRAIRSAFADLLPLKLEEIDHRRVERLRVSWVDGGNTPATANRNIQRIKGLLSRAVEWGVLPEHPLAKLRRLKTDRKGRIRFLTTEELADLRQAMDTRDEGIRAERDSANMWRKERNKELMQDLREVTFADHLKPLVLLSINTGMRRGEVFNLQWADINFKGKVLTVEGETSKSGQTRHIPLNKEALEVLQCWRDQHTRKAGYVFPGKEGGRLDNVKKSWDGLLKLAKIDGFRWHDLRHTFASKLVMAGVPLNTVRELLGHSDIAMTLRYAHLAPDSKAAAVELI; from the coding sequence ATGAAAGCGAAATTGACCCTCTCCCTGCTTGGCGGCCTGGAGACAACCGGCAGCACCTACGAAGTCCACGATACCACCGTCAGCGGCTTGTTTGTCCGTGTCACGGCAGCGGGCCACAAGAGCTATGTCGTTCGCTGGGCCAGGGGCAAGAAGAAGACCCTGGGCCGTGTAGGCGTGCTGACGCTCGATAGAGCGCGCAAGGAGGCGCTGCAGTACCTTGCCGAGGCTCATGAGCATGGCGAGCCGCTGGCAGTGTCCCAGGCCCGCGCTGGCGCGAGCATGCCAACCCTGGAAGCTTTCCTGGTGGAGCAATTCGAGCCCTGGGCCAGGGTTCACCACCGCGACCATGTGAACAGCGTGCGTGCCATCCGGTCGGCCTTCGCCGATCTACTTCCCCTCAAGCTTGAAGAGATCGACCACCGCCGTGTCGAGCGCCTGCGCGTGTCCTGGGTGGACGGGGGAAACACGCCCGCGACAGCCAATCGGAATATCCAGCGCATCAAGGGGCTGCTGAGCCGGGCTGTCGAGTGGGGCGTTTTGCCTGAGCACCCGTTGGCCAAGTTGCGCCGCCTCAAGACCGACCGAAAGGGCCGTATCCGCTTCCTGACGACCGAGGAACTGGCCGATCTGCGCCAGGCCATGGATACGCGGGATGAGGGCATCAGGGCCGAGCGCGATAGTGCGAACATGTGGCGCAAAGAACGCAATAAGGAATTGATGCAAGACCTGCGCGAGGTAACTTTCGCGGATCACTTGAAACCCCTAGTTTTGCTCAGCATCAATACCGGCATGCGCCGTGGCGAGGTATTCAACCTGCAATGGGCTGATATCAACTTCAAGGGGAAGGTGCTGACCGTAGAGGGCGAAACTTCTAAGTCTGGACAGACGCGCCATATACCCTTGAACAAGGAAGCACTTGAAGTATTACAGTGCTGGCGCGATCAACATACCCGAAAAGCCGGGTATGTATTCCCAGGCAAAGAAGGTGGGCGCTTGGACAATGTGAAAAAGAGCTGGGATGGCCTGTTGAAGCTTGCGAAGATCGACGGCTTTCGGTGGCACGATCTGCGCCACACCTTCGCTTCAAAGCTGGTCATGGCTGGCGTGCCGCTCAACACCGTTCGGGAGCTGCTGGGTCACTCAGACATAGCCATGACGCTGCGTTACGCGCACCTCGCGCCAGACAGCAAAGCTGCCGCCGTCGAACTAATTTGA
- a CDS encoding YbhB/YbcL family Raf kinase inhibitor-like protein, with the protein MSRFASFSTWLAASAVLLGLHAPVQAQERFTLNVPGVSDNRLFTPASASDAKGCGGHNQSPALAWTPGPEGTRSYAIVMHDPDGAKGQGVDHWVHYGIKATTRQIAAGVGAKGTLEGLGGTNSKGTTTYVGPCPPVGDSAHHYIIQIYALELAPDALPAGLTRAQLLEKINGHVLRNSSVVRRYLR; encoded by the coding sequence ATGTCCCGTTTTGCCTCTTTCTCCACCTGGCTGGCCGCCAGCGCTGTCCTGCTGGGCCTGCACGCGCCGGTGCAGGCCCAGGAGCGTTTCACCCTGAACGTGCCCGGGGTCTCGGACAACCGTCTGTTCACCCCGGCCAGCGCCAGCGACGCCAAGGGCTGCGGCGGGCATAACCAGTCGCCGGCCCTGGCCTGGACCCCCGGCCCCGAAGGCACGCGCAGCTACGCCATCGTGATGCACGACCCCGACGGCGCCAAAGGCCAGGGCGTGGATCACTGGGTGCATTACGGGATCAAGGCCACGACCCGGCAGATCGCCGCGGGCGTGGGCGCCAAGGGCACCCTGGAAGGGCTGGGCGGCACCAACAGCAAAGGCACCACCACCTACGTCGGCCCCTGCCCGCCGGTGGGCGATAGCGCGCACCACTACATCATCCAGATCTACGCCCTGGAACTGGCGCCCGACGCCTTGCCGGCCGGCCTGACCCGCGCCCAGTTGCTGGAGAAGATCAACGGCCATGTGCTGCGCAACAGCAGCGTGGTACGGCGCTACCTGCGCTAA